A genome region from Penicillium psychrofluorescens genome assembly, chromosome: 3 includes the following:
- a CDS encoding uncharacterized protein (ID:PFLUO_005205-T1.cds;~source:funannotate), with amino-acid sequence MLPTRALLGRSVWKGPNIVPYVHSTPRSPSHLQRFNSLSRAPSPPPPNTPPIRTQKRGATILPNFVGIRFAVHNGKTYQDVLITEEMVGRKLGEYVATRKRFTYKQSKNK; translated from the exons ATGCTTCCCACACGCGCCCTGCTGGGGCGATCAGTCTGGAAAG GCCCGAACATCGTCCCGTACGTCCACTCGACACCGAGATCCCCATCTCACCTCCAACGCTTCA ACTCCCTCTCCCGCGCACCCTCCCCCCCGCCACCAAACACGCCCCCAATCCGCACGCAGAAGCGCGGCGCAACCATCCTACCCAACTTCGTGGGCATCCGCTTCGCCGTGCACAATGGCAAGACGTACCAGGACGTTCTGATTACGGAGGAAATGGTGGGACGAAAGCTGGGTGAATATGTTGC GACTCGGAAACGCTTCACGTATAAGCAGTCCAAGAACAAATAG
- a CDS encoding uncharacterized protein (ID:PFLUO_005206-T1.cds;~source:funannotate), producing MPSSRADIRKTPQLGSEGLVPFDHVAAGHDGVRCTPSGSLIAKPCTPQEIAFYESSAHHPAFQEFVPLYMGSLSSAEQQQPLAIAAAHESGAVFLPQSNDPASSTNDTPIDAPAPAPQEKEQGWVPSGGKKLETGLSIVLENVACGFRRPNVLDVKLGARLWADDAPLPKRSRLDAVSKETTSWSLGFRIAGMKVWTGHHGEMDEGGRTNPYATRHEGAEGAPGEVIEKDGYRRYDKWYGRSFTDQTVKQGFETFLAGAKAGTVDRSALVARRLADELKNVQHVLELEESRMYSSSVLVVYEGDPEAMEHALEEEKKIPEPGTEEDEEEDDDEEVDFEVSEEALELVDVQLGNGQTQRAINISIDPQSAQMPDPGEDKDDEEDPPKVHDLRLIDFAHAEWTPGQGPDENVLMGIRSLIKILEELAE from the exons ATGCCTTCATCACGGGCAGACATCCGGAAGACGCCGCAGTTGGGCAGCGAAGGTCTGGTGCCCTTTGACCATGTCGCGGCAGGACA CGACGGTGTCCGCTGCACCCCCTCGGGCTCGCTGATCGCAAAGCCGTGTACTCCCCAAGAGATCGCTTTCTACGAATCGAGCGCCCACCACCCGGCCTTCCAGGAGTTCGTGCCCCTCTACATGGGTTCCTTATCCTCagccgagcagcagcaaccgcTGGCGATTGCTGCCGCGCACGAATCCGGCGCTGTGTTTCTCCCACAGTCAAATGACCCGGCAAGCTCTACGAATGACACGCCCATAGATGCCCCGGCCCCGGCCccacaagaaaaagaacaaggCTGGGTTCCGTCCGGGGGCAAGAAACTGGAAACGGGACTGTCGAtcgtgctggagaatgtcGCGTGCGGGTTTCGACGACCGAATGTGCTGGATGTCAAGCTCGGAGCACGACTGTGGGCTGACGATGCGCCGTTACCGAAACGGAGCAGGTTGGATGCTGTCTCGAAGGAAacgacgagctggagcttgggATTTCGTATTGCGGGGATGAAGGTCTGGACCGGGCACCATGGTGAGATGGATGAAGGGGGCAGAACCAATCCCTACGCTACAAGGCACGAGGGTGCGGAGGGTGCGCCAGGCGAGGTCATTGAGAAGGATGGCTATCGGCGTTACGATAAATGGTATGGACGCAGCTTTACTGACCAGACCGTCAAGCAAGGATTCGAGACGTTCCTGGCTGGTGCGAAAGCGGGTACGGTAGACCGTTCGGCACTGGTCGCGCGGCGACTGGCGGATGAATTGAAAAATGTGCAACACGTGCtcgagttggaggagagtCGGATGTATTCATCGAGCGTGTTGGTGGTCTATGAGGGGGATCCGGAGGCGATGGAGCATgcgctggaagaggagaagaaaattCCGGAGCCGGGCacagaagaagacgaggaggaagacgacgatgaggaagTGGATTTCGAAGTTTCGGAAGAAGCATtggagctggtcgatgtGCAATTGGGGAATGGTCAAACTCAGAGGGCCATCAATATCAGCATTGATCCGCAGTCCGCGCAGATGCCGGATCCTGGCGAGGACaaagatgacgaggaagatccaCCCAAGGTCCATGACTTGCGATTGATTGATTTTGCTCATGCCGAATGGACTCCCGGCCAAGGACCGGACGAGAATGTTCTCATGGGCATTCGGAGtctgatcaagatcctcgaggaaTTGGCGGAGTGA